Proteins found in one Fusarium keratoplasticum isolate Fu6.1 chromosome 12, whole genome shotgun sequence genomic segment:
- a CDS encoding Fe2OG dioxygenase domain-containing protein, protein MAAINADTLDMSLFFGTETQKKEFCESLLALLKKRGCVKLQNHGIPAEDIKQLFEQTKKFFNLSHETKMIAKHPPQANPNRGYSYVGQENVANISGYEKGLGPLKTRDIKETLDMGSATDDLVDNLWVPEESLPGFRKFMENFYEKAFKTELQILTALAIALGVSEDHLKSLHNRAENEFRLLHYPAIPASELADGTATRIAEHTDFGTITMLFQDSTGGLQVEDQENLGNFRNVESSAPTDIILNIGDSLQRLTNDTFKAACHRVTYPPTIKAGDERVIPERYSIAYFAKPNRNASLLPLKEFITDATPCKYEDVTAWEWNNRRIEALFTATA, encoded by the exons ATGGCTGCCATCAACGCTGATACCCTCGACATGTCCCTGTTCTTCGGAACCGAGacccagaagaaggagttctgcgagagcctcctcgccctcctcaagaagcGAGGATGTGTCAAGCTCCAAAACCACGGTATCCCTGCCGAGGACATTAAGCAGCTGTTTGAACAG ACCAAAAAGTTCTTCAACCTTTCCCACGAGACAAAGATGATCGCCAAGCACCCTCCCCAGGCGAACCCCAACCGAGGATACAGCTACGTCGGCCAGGAGAACGTTGCCAACATTAGCGGCTACGAGAAGGGTCTTGGTCCTCTCAAGACCCGTGACATCAAGGAGACTCTCGACATGGGCTCCGCCACTGATGACCTCGTTGACAACCTCTGGGTTCCTGAGGAGAGCCTCCCTGGCTTCCGCAAGTTCATGGAGAACTTTTACGAGAAGGCCTTTAAGACCGAACTCCAGATCCTCACCGCTCTTGCCATTGCCCTCGGTGTTTCTGAGGATCACCTCAAGTCCCTCCACAACCGCGCCGAGAACGAGTTCCGTCTTCTTCACTACCCAGCCATTCCTGCCTCCGAGCTCGCTGACGGTACCGCGACCCGCATCGCCGAGCACACCGATTTTGGCACCATCACCATGCTTTTCCAGGATTCCACAGGCGGTCTCCAGGTCGAAGACCAAGAGAACCTTGGAAACTTCCGAAACGTCGAGTCCTCAGCGCCAACCgacatcatcctcaacatCGGCGACTCTCTCCAGCGCCTAACTAACGACACCTTCAAGGCCGCCTGCCACCGCGTCACATACCCTCCCACGATCAAGGCGGGCGACGAGCGGGTGATCCCCGAGCGATACTCGATCGCCTACTTTGCCAAGCCCAACCGCAACGCTTCCCTGCTGCCCCTGAAGGAGTTCATCACTGATGCTACGCCTTGCAAGTATGAGGATGTCACTGCTTGGGAGTGGAACAACCGCCGAATTGAGGCGCTGTTTACTGCTACTGCTTAA
- a CDS encoding Zn(2)-C6 fungal-type domain-containing protein, translating to MSNSRSRRTHSFGGCKTCRKRHLKCDQSVPKCNRCRLAGLACEGFTPALRWLISTGKEVYDRQPPQLAEAGGEQFSRRHLYTEKGRESMSSALVNNVPSTIAAALSEIDEESKSLEIEDHSSSTYEVGPFRVFKFESEPCHSVGTAISDPVSFGGMDIDDLSEGYSESVIFDPMRPETSTDFSSSSLDFLQWGDLFTWDVSILDNPPLPMNPQDGLGALPMNLNWPTEPTVNFSETLDPMLSVDTTPDDVAWPQIDLVGDAALLLRHFNDDVISQMGSLPINEKSAWRTLHYPAAIMTLSQLTVLDADKDQIKHANLAIFYALIAVSSFHLSLNSATFPALARPGDHWKSLSNRTYEAAKHHLRLSLEKECQPPNKAKYKEQLMGISAVLATSLLSGNQDDTRWCLTEMERLISWRGLTKPSISRRARILHNIYAWMRIVSESTYVFRDENHTIEAPFSRSNMTKRQQTNNVPVQSINPDITPDNFLHLEPRKLHSSHGQKESRRDIKAIHLADTSQDHENMYMQIYGVPETWLSLVSQITRLANVMDRLSTRKKSDAEILVSLQPRASYLENAVCLFKSRHEAETDSTASLSPVPGGTPHMHMVRALGSALVIFFYRRIRNVNPLVLQDSVNDVIEFLHSFDDALEQHGLLGPGTAWPAFIAGAEAMSIRQRHHISAWLDKGFSKSGFESYRVTKDVLVEVWRRRDEAEGSGDCSTWMDPGAKLQVIGAGLSRTGTASFSKALEILLDGPVYHGGTQSTLGPEAEIKTWIKVLNQWPPKDEATRRANLDLIKSRTDGFVAITDSPGCGLVSELMTLYPDAKVICTVRDADAWQRSMEAVGNAATQWFLRFVLFPLPTMRFFVDYIDALRRQWLIMYGEREPVTSKVYHQQIAWLKENVPQDRLFFVDVKDGWEPLCRALDLPVPKDVPFPRINDGQAIESFAKWHVNRGLMRWLGIFGVVGASAWAVLR from the exons ATGAGCAACTCAAGATCTAGGCGGACTCATTCTTTTGGAGGGTGCAAGACTTGTCGGAAACGTCATCTCAAGTGCGACCAGTCTGTGCCGAAATGCAACCGATGCCGGCTTGCTGGACTTGCCTGCGAAGGCTTTACGCCTGCGTTGAGGTGGTTGATATCTACCGGAAAGGAAGTGTATGATAgacagcctcctcaactGGCGGAAGCTGGGGGAGAGCAGTTTTCGAGGCGACATTTATACACTG AGAAGGGTAGAGAATCCATGAGCAGTGCTTTGGTCAACAATGTTCCCTCCACCATAGCAGCAGCCCTCAGTGAAATCGACGAAGAGTCAAAATCCCTCGAGATTGAGGACCATTCGTCAAGCACCTACGAAGTTGGCCCCTTCCGGGTCTTCAAGTTCGAATCAGAACCCTGCCACTCTGTCGGAACCGCCATTTCCGACCCCGTCTCGTTCGGCGGAATGGACATTGATGACCTTAGTGAAGGATACTCTGAATCTGTCATCTTTGATCCCATGAGGCCGGAAACATCAACAGATTTTTCCTCGAGCTCGCTTGACTTTTTGCAGTGGGGAGATTTGTTCACTTGGGACGTGAGCATCCTCGACAATCCCCCTCTTCCGATGAACCCGCAGGATGGTCTGGGTGCTCTGCCCATGAATCTCAACTGGCCAACCGAACCTACGGTCAATTTTTCAGAGACGCTTGATCCGATGCTTTCCGTTGACACGACTCCCGACGATGTGGCATGGCCCCAGATTGATCTCGTTGGAGATGCGGCGTTGCTTCTACGACACTTTAACGACGACGTCATCAGCCAAATGGGATCCCTCCCCATCAACGAAAAGTCCGCCTGGAGAACTCTTCACTATCCCGCCGCAATCATGACACTGAGCCAACTCACAGTGCTGGACGCAGACAAGGACCAAATAAAGCACGCCAACCTAGCCATCTTTTACGCGCTGATCGCCGTTTCATCGTTTCACCTCTCGTTGAACTCTGCAACGTTTCCGGCCCTCGCAAGACCTGGGGACCATTGGAAGTCTCTTTCAAATCGGACATATGAGGCTGCGAAGCATCATCTGAGACTTAGTCTCGAGAAGGAGTGTCAGCCGCCAAACAAGGCCAAGTACAAGGAGCAGCTCATGGGAATCAGCGCTGTCTTGGCAACCTCT CTGCTCTCCGGCAATCAAGACGATACAAGATGGTGTCTCACAGAAATGGAGCGCCTGATAAGCTGGCGAGGACTCACAAAACCTTCCATATCCCGCCGCGCCCGCATTCTACACAACATCTACGCCTGGATGCGCATCGTCTCAGAAAGCACATACGTCTTCCGCGACGAGAACCACACCATAGAAGCCCCCTTCTCACGCTCAAACATGACAAAACGACAGCAGACAAACAACGTGCCTGTGCAATCCATTAACCCCGACATTACCCCTGATAactttctccatctcgagccGCGAAAACTACATTCTAGTCACGGACAGAAGGAGTCAAGACGCGATATCAAAGCTATTCATCTAGCGGATACATCGCAAGACCATGAAAACATGTATATGCAGATATACGGCGTTCCGGAAACATGGTTAAGCCTTGTGTCACAAATAACACGCCTCGCCAACGTCATGGACCGCCTCTCGACCAGGAAAAAGTCAGACGCCGAAATCCTGGTGTCGTTACAACCCAGAGCATCGTACCTAGAAAATGCCGTGTGCCTGTTCAAGTCTCGTCACGAGGCAGAGACGGATTCAACTGCGAGCTTGAGTCCTGTTCCTGGCGGTACACCACACATGCACATGGTGCGCGCCTTGGGTTCTGCTCTCGTCATTTTCTTCTACCGACGGATACGAAACGTCAACCCTCTGGTCCTCCAAGATAGTGTCAACGACGTCATAGAATTCCTCCACTCCTTCGACGACGCTCTCGAACAGCACGGTCTTCTTGGACCCGGAACAGCGTGGCCTGCATTCATCGCTGGGGCAGAGGCCATGTCTATTCGACAGCGACACCACATCTCAGCCTGGCTAGACAAGGGCTTCTCAAAATCTGGATTTGAGAGCTATCGAGTGACAAAAGATGTTCTGGTCGAggtttggaggaggagggatgaAGCCGAGGGTAGTGGTGATTGTTCTACGTGGATGGAT CCAGGCGCTAAACTGCAAGTCATTGGCGCCGGTCTCTCTCGCACCGGAACAGCCTCATTCAGCAAAGCACTCGAAATCTTGCTCGACGGCCCGGTGTATCACGGCGGCACACAATCCACCCTTGGTCCAGAAGCCGAGATCAAGACTTGGATCAAGGTTTTGAACCAGTGGCCGCCAAAAGATGAAGCCACAAGACGCGCCAACCTGGACCTCATCAAGAGTCGCACCGATGGATtcgtcgccatcaccgaCTCACCAGGGTGCGGCCTCGTGTCAGAACTCATGACTCTCTATCCCGATGCCAAGGTAATCTGCACCGTCCGCGATGCAGACGCGTGGCAGCGCAGTATGGAGGCCGTCGGCAACGCAGCGACGCAATGGTTCCTTCGCTTCGTCCTGTTCCCACTGCCAACGATGCGCTTCTTCGTCGACTACATCGATGCGCTGCGTCGGCAGTGGCTGATCATGTATGGCGAAAGGGAGCCGGTGACGAGCAAGGTCTACCACCAACAGATTGCCTGGCTCAAGGAGAATGTGCCACAAGACCGTCTTTTCTTTGTGGACGTCAAAGATGGCTGGGAGCCGTTGTGCAGAGCATTGGACCTTCCTGTCCCCAAAGATGTTCCTTTTCCGAGGATCAacgatggccaagcgatAGAATCGTTCGCAAAGTGGCACGTGAACAGAGGGTTGATGCGGTGGCTGGGAatctttggtgttgttggtgcgAGTGCTTGGGCTGTTCTGAGGTGA
- a CDS encoding DH domain-containing protein codes for MADPLSIAASIAGLLSTTGQIAKFLGPYVSAAKETPQITAHVYSEVQSTQVILAGLQNLTQNLGAVQARHASLIAVHQVVTILTDGVLLFSELEAVVRSLPPREGSDQRLPLRARLLWARKESTFTPLLTRVQSFKSSMSLILMILQSDSDRMATQHQEQLSVNINALLERNHSLSRRLMNLEDALDVQTIVSKRMSLLSVSGTGPQSSSSVETQSNLTDASTQPTSQGSDLDLSKFDFEDDLESSRVYRRAQRDTMDFSFRSSVAPSNIWSIFSGLSLGDISIISVVALPVYQEDITNAENYDFGAGVEVPTAMPQAKKTERGLLYECFEIKLKMLQIPEMNEYFEQDLSSAIAFYELWVVFSKGMPLLKLVQALDPQIDIVVDPRMRSPGGRGAAQDAIFQFLEYCRSDLKLSVENLFTISDLMGADAYGFSKVITVVSFIIERLTVGGVLSAVDTQLEELVPTRLNGYPAEEELRLLLEEFLADQYALVRQLQELVEVQTSIEVEGTLFRNDMIEIFGNTRQLTSMHIGLLVRMEQNLFLPFSEQRWTEVFQFYLDYISEESEFVANEQKARAKIRSCIGQENNVARNSLSIQLTRCLRILPLPAQRFPKYSAFLKDLSRIASMSISQGPDLKLARANLRQAISIINDRVRSEETSEAFTELKHRVEDWRGHNPTQFGTLLLYDSVIITKDKVRRPYRAYLFRNILLICKELELQRKQKSFQFWKSSRRLQSDKQTKFQLKGRIFLNNIDSVLTYQRPGSYKCDVWWFAANEKEKQCFSFEFAAEAQMILWSSKLDEARARFDAAYGTERDTNSHLLIEGVGPPIGDDEDDEADKYYFPGSN; via the exons ATGGCCGATCCTCTCAGTATCGCGGCCTCAATAGCCGGGCTGCTATCTACCACGGGCCAGATCGCCAAGTTTCTAGGCCCTTATGTCTCTGCCGCCAAAGAGACGCCCCAGATCACGGCCCATGTGTATTCGGAGGTTCAAAGCACTCAGGTGATCCTAGCTGGGCTCCAGAACCTAACGCAGAACCTTGGCGCTGTTCAGGCGCGTCACGCTTCTTTGATTGCAGTACACCAAGTCGTCACCATTCTCACCGATGGGGTTCTTTTGTTTTCAGAGCTCGAGGCTGTTGTTCGGTCGCTGCCACCTCGTGAGGGAAGTGATCAGCGTTTGCCGCTCCGTGCTCGGCTACTATGGGCGCGCAAAGAGAGCACATTCACTCCGCTTCTCACGAGAGTTCAAAGCTTCAAAAGTTCCATGTCATTGATACTCATGATCTTGCAGAG CGATTCCGATCGGATGGCGACTCAGCATCAGGAACAGCTCTCTGTTAACATCAATGCTCTCCTCGAAAGAAACCATTCACTTTCCCGACGACTCATGAACCTGGAAGATGCTTTGGACGTGCAGACAATTGTCTCAAAACGGATGAGCCTCCTGTCTGTCTCAGGAACTGGGCCACAGTCTAGCAGCTCAGTGGAAACACAGAGTAATCTCACCGATGCATCCACGCAACCCACGAGCCAAGGGTCTGATCTGGACTTGTCCAAGTTTGACTTTGAGGATGACCTCGAGTCATCACGCGTCTATCGCCGAGCGCAACGAGACACCATGGACTTTTCCTTTCGCAGTTCAGTCGCACCATCCAACATCTGGTCCATCTTCTCTGgtctcagccttggcgatATCTCCATTATATCCGTCGTTGCACTACCAGTGTATCAGGAAGATATCACCAACGCCGAGAACTACGACTTTGGTGCCGGCGTCGAGGTTCCAACTGCTATGCCCCAAGCCAAAAAGACAGAGAGGGGGCTCCTATACGAATGCTTCGAGATCAAGTTGAAAATGCTCCAAATTCCCGAAATGAACGAGTATTTCGAGCAAGATCTCAGTTCTGCTATCGCATTCTATGAGCTCTGGGTCGTCTTTTCCAAAGGAATGCCCCTCTTGAAGCTTGTGCAAGCCTTGGATCCGCAGATCGACATTGTCGTGGATCCAAGGATGCGTTCCcctggaggacgaggagccgcccaagatgccatctTCCAGTTTCTTGAATACTGCCGTAGTGATTTGAAACTCAGTGTTGAAAATCTCTTCACAATCTCTGACTTGATGGGGGCCGATGCTTACGGGTTTTCAAAA GTCATCACCGTGGTTTCATTCATCATTGAGAGACTCACAGTCGGCGGCGTCCTGAGTGCCGTCGATACCCAgttggaggagcttgtccCGACCAGACTCAATGGTTATccagctgaggaggagttgCGCCTCTTGCTCGAGGAATTCTTAGCTGACCAGTACGCTCTAGTACGTCAGCTACAAGAACTTGTAGAGGTACAGACTTCTATAGAGGTTGAAGGCACCCTCTTTCGGAACGACATGATCGAAATCTTTGGGAATACCCGACAACTGACCAGCATGCATATAGGATTGCTGGTCAGGATGGAGCAGAATTTGTTCCTACCCTTTTCCGAGCAGAGGTGGACAGAGGTATTCCAATTCTATCTCGACTATATCTCCGAGGAGAGCGAATTTGTTGCGAATGAACAGAAGGCCAGGGCCAAGATCAGATCATGCATTGGCCAAGAGAACAACGTCGCCAGGAATTCACTGAGCATCCAGCTAACAAGATGTTTGAGGATATTACCACTTCCAGCTCAACGTTTCCCTAAATATAGTGCATTTCTCAAG GACTTGAGCAGGATAGCGAGCATGTCAATCTCCCAGGGGCCTGATCTGAAGCTGGCACGAGCAAACCTGAGACAAGCAATAAGCATTATCAATGATAGGGTCAGATCTGAAGAAACCAGCGAGGCGTTTACAGAACTGAAGCATCGTGTTGAGGACTGGAGAGGTCACAACCCTACCCAATTTGGCACGTTGCTGCTGTATGACTCGGTAATCATTACGAAGGACAAAGTCAGACGACCT TACCGTGCATACCTCTTCAGGAACATCCTGTTAATATGCAAGGAGTTGGAGCTCCAACGAAAACAAAAGAGCTTTCAGTTCTGGAAAAGCAGCAGAAGACTGCAGAGCGACAAGCAGACAAAATTTCAACTCAAAGGCCGTATATTCCTCAACAATATTGACTCTGTCCTCACTTACCAACGCCCCG GGTCTTACAAATGTGACGTCTGGTGGTTCGCAGCGAATGAGAAAGAGAAACAATGCTTTTCATTCGAGTTTGCCGCCGAGGCTCAGATGATTCTCTGGTCGTCGAAACTCGATGAGGCCAGAGCCAGGTTTGATGCTGCGTACGGGACAGAAAGGGACACAAACTCGCATCTTCTCATTGAGGGGGTCGGGCCTCCaattggcgatgatgaggacgacgaggccgatAAGTATTATTTTCCTGGTTCCAACTAA
- a CDS encoding NAD(P)-bd-dom domain-containing protein, with the protein MSPRVIIFGASGAVARAAAFEAQQRGATVFLAMRDTNKAIPGLTPEIEQERGFKRVKADLSDPKSVQDAISQSGATAAFTYIVHGVQDGLRATLDAMKKAGISHVVLLSSYTLYRHPNAKAAMNSSDFIPAAHGKVEVALVESGLAHTIIRPMYFSSNLKGEAEGVKKGEVKLLRLESVSDYIAPEDIGSVCGVKLVEHEAESEIVPLCGPDLLTQKEAWEIVAEAIGRDLTITEISEEEFIAKKEETLPSFVAHALAEYFLGDDKARYPAERYKEASANIKKYTGRDPIKLSSWIKAHKKEVFNI; encoded by the coding sequence ATGTCTCCACGagtcatcatctttggcgcATCTGGCGCTGTCGCCCGAGCTGCCGCATTCGAGGCCCAGCAGCGAGGGGCCACTGTATTTCTCGCTATGCGAGAcaccaacaaggccatcccCGGGCTCACGCCCGAGATCGAACAAGAGCGCGGCTTCAAGCGAGTCAAGGCAGACTTGTCCGATCCAAAGTCTGTCCAAGACGCCATTTCTCAGTCAGGCGCAACCGCTGCGTTTACGTACATCGTCCATGGGGTGCAAGATGGCCTGCGTGCGACTCTTGACGCTATGAAGAAGGCTGGCATATCCCATGTCGTTCTGCTATCTTCATACACGTTGTACCGACACCCGAATGCAAAGGCTGCCATGAACAGCTCCGATTTCATTCCCGCGGCCCACGGCAAGGTTGAAGTTGCTCTGGTTGAAAGTGGACTAGCGCACACCATTATTCGGCCGATGTATTTCAGCAGCAACTTGAAGGGGGAGGCCGAGGGTGTCAAGAAAGGAGAAGTCAAACTGCTGCGCCTAGAGTCAGTTAGTGACTATATCGCACCAGAGGACATTGGGTCTGTTTGTGGTGTGAAACTGGTTGAGCATGAGGCAGAGTCTGAGATTGTACCTTTGTGTGGTCCAGACCTACTCACCCAGAAAGAAGCTTGGGAGATTGTTGCAGAGGCAATTGGTCGAGACTTGACCATCACAGAGATAAGCGAGGAGGAGTtcatcgccaagaaggaggagacaCTTCCAAGTTTCGTTGCTCATGCTCTCGCTGAGTACTTCCTTGGAGACGACAAGGCGAGATATCCGGCAGAACGGTACAAGGAAGCTTCGGCAAACATCAAAAAGTACACGGGGAGAGATCCGATCAAGCTTTCTTCGTGGATCAAGGCGCATAAGAAGGAGGTGTTCAATATCTAG